The proteins below come from a single Aegilops tauschii subsp. strangulata cultivar AL8/78 chromosome 6, Aet v6.0, whole genome shotgun sequence genomic window:
- the LOC109752225 gene encoding nicotinate N-methyltransferase 1-like isoform X2: protein MFFPFSPNLISTASSLLSVYSSSRRVAPSSSTAHRRRPPPSPPRPPQPTTSPPTAAPSHPSPRIIREEKWQIERPDPPTSGPVATADDRSEGGRHQRAALGRGAAPAGPPGPVLRLLASAGVFSEHTADGGRRRYALGLAWPRLREAVLEPFARAHAGVPAYAYYGLDREANDVMLRAMTGVSEPFMEVLLDGYCPGGWFEGVATLVNVGGSSGACLGIIMRRVPTIRQGVNFDLPDFVAAAPPISG, encoded by the exons atgtttTTTCCTTTTTCACCTAACCTTATCAGTACAGCCAGTTCACTCCTCTCCGTCTACTCATCTTCCCGCCGCgtcgccccctcctcctcaaccgcgcatcgccgccggcctcccccctCACCCCCACGGCCACCACAACCGACGACCTCACCTCCCACCGCTGCCCCCTCTCATCCCTCCCCACGGATCATCAGAGAAGAAAAGTGGCAGATCGAGCGACCAGATCCGCCTACATCCGGCCCAGTTGCAACAGCCGACGACCGCAGTGAGGGCGGGCGGCACCAACGCGCCGCTCTCGGCCGTGGAGCTGCTCCCGCCGGGCCACCGGGACCCGTCCTTCGCCTGCTCGCCTCCGCCGGCGTCTTCTCCGAACACACAGCCGACGGCGGCCGGAGGCGGTACGCGCTTGGGCTGGCGTGGCCGCGGCTCCGTGAGGCCGTGCTTGAGCCCTTTGCGCGCGCCCACGCCGGCGTCCCGGCCTACGCCTACTACGGCCTGGACCGGGAGGCGAACGATGTGATGCTCCGGGCCATGACCGGCGTATCAGAGCCGTTCATGGAGGTGTTGCTGGACGGGTATTGCCCCGGTGGATGGTTTGAGGGCGTGGCCACGCTCGTCAACGTCGGTGGCAGCTCCGGCGCCTGCCTCGGGATAATCATGCGCAGGGTGCCCACCATCCGCCAGGGAGTCAACTTCGACCTGCCGGACTTCGTCGCCGCCGCGCCTCCCATCTCTG GATGA
- the LOC109752225 gene encoding uncharacterized protein isoform X1, with the protein MFFPFSPNLISTASSLLSVYSSSRRVAPSSSTAHRRRPPPSPPRPPQPTTSPPTAAPSHPSPRIIREEKWQIERPDPPTSGPVATADDRSEGGRHQRAALGRGAAPAGPPGPVLRLLASAGVFSEHTADGGRRRYALGLAWPRLREAVLEPFARAHAGVPAYAYYGLDREANDVMLRAMTGVSEPFMEVLLDGYCPGGWFEGVATLVNVGGSSGACLGIIMRRVPTIRQGVNFDLPDFVAAAPPISVKKVQARGQGSTGRLYLNGKLKCSIRVLTVIREVLKCSGCVLLVILYILYGGYLTAAAITDSNLVS; encoded by the exons atgtttTTTCCTTTTTCACCTAACCTTATCAGTACAGCCAGTTCACTCCTCTCCGTCTACTCATCTTCCCGCCGCgtcgccccctcctcctcaaccgcgcatcgccgccggcctcccccctCACCCCCACGGCCACCACAACCGACGACCTCACCTCCCACCGCTGCCCCCTCTCATCCCTCCCCACGGATCATCAGAGAAGAAAAGTGGCAGATCGAGCGACCAGATCCGCCTACATCCGGCCCAGTTGCAACAGCCGACGACCGCAGTGAGGGCGGGCGGCACCAACGCGCCGCTCTCGGCCGTGGAGCTGCTCCCGCCGGGCCACCGGGACCCGTCCTTCGCCTGCTCGCCTCCGCCGGCGTCTTCTCCGAACACACAGCCGACGGCGGCCGGAGGCGGTACGCGCTTGGGCTGGCGTGGCCGCGGCTCCGTGAGGCCGTGCTTGAGCCCTTTGCGCGCGCCCACGCCGGCGTCCCGGCCTACGCCTACTACGGCCTGGACCGGGAGGCGAACGATGTGATGCTCCGGGCCATGACCGGCGTATCAGAGCCGTTCATGGAGGTGTTGCTGGACGGGTATTGCCCCGGTGGATGGTTTGAGGGCGTGGCCACGCTCGTCAACGTCGGTGGCAGCTCCGGCGCCTGCCTCGGGATAATCATGCGCAGGGTGCCCACCATCCGCCAGGGAGTCAACTTCGACCTGCCGGACTTCGTCGCCGCCGCGCCTCCCATCTCTG TGAAGAAGGTGCAGGCACGTGGCCAGGGGAGCACGGGACGGCTTTATCTAAATGGCAAGCTGAAGTGCAGCATTCGTGTACTGACAGTAATACGCGAAGTACTTAAGTGCAGCGGTTGTGTGCTATTAGTAATCTTGTACATACTATACGGTGGGTACTTAACTGCAGCCGCCATCACTGACAGTAATCTAGTAAGTTGA
- the LOC109752245 gene encoding protein LURP-one-related 15: MAMAGGAPPAPLPVVGHQFCAPYVVPLTVTKKALSLSDGDFAITDANGAVVLKVKGAIFSIRSRRTILDGAGMPLLTMQEKVFSMHHRWEVFRGDSTNAGDLLFTVKTTSLIQLKTEMDVFLAGNTAQQVCDFKIKGSYFDRSCVFYLGDSNNMVAQMSRKLTVSNVLLGRDTFSVTVFPHVDYVFIASLVVILDEVHRDKRDD, translated from the exons ATGGCGATGGCCGGCGGAGCCCCGCCGGCGCCGCTGCCGGTGGTGGGGCACCAGTTCTGCGCGCCCTACGTGGTGCCGCTGACGGTGACCAAGAAGGCGCTCAGCCTCTCCGACGGCGACTTCGCCATCACGGACGCCAACGGCGCCGTCGTGCTCAAGGTCAAGGGCGCCATCTTCAGCATCCGGAGCCGCCGCACCATCCTCGACGGCGCCGGGATGCCCCTCCTCACCATGCAGGAAAAG GTGTTCAGCATGCACCACCGATGGGAGGTTTTCAGAGGGGACAGCACCAACGCAGGTGACCTGCTCTTCACCGTGAAGACAACTTCGCTGATCCAACTCAAGACCGAGATGGATGTCTTCTTGGCAGGGAACACCGCGCAGCAGGTCTGCGACTTCAAGATCAAGGGCAGCTACTTCGACAGGTCCTGCGTCTTCTACCTTGGCGACTCCAACAACATGGTAGCTCAA ATGAGCCGTAAACTGACCGTTTCCAATGTGCTGCTGGGGAGGGACACGTTCAGTGTGACCGTGTTCCCGCACGTCGACTACGTGTTCATCGCGAGCCTTGTTGTGATCCTGGATGAGGTTCACAGGGACAAGCGCGACGATTGA